Proteins from one Juglans microcarpa x Juglans regia isolate MS1-56 chromosome 6S, Jm3101_v1.0, whole genome shotgun sequence genomic window:
- the LOC121237937 gene encoding 14 kDa proline-rich protein DC2.15-like → MASKSSASLALFFSLNLLFFALVTACGTCPSPKPKPKPKPKPSPTPSQASCPRDALKLGVCADLLGSLLNVTVGSPPVTPCCTLIQGLADLEAAVCLCTAIKANILGINLNIPLSLSLLLNVCSKNVPSGFKCA, encoded by the coding sequence ATGGCTTCCAAAAGCTCTGCCTCTCTTGctctctttttctccctcaATCTTCTCTTCTTTGCACTTGTCACTGCATGTGGCACATGCCCTAGTCCGAAGCCAAAACCAAAGCCGAAGCCAAAGCCCAGCCCCACCCCTTCCCAGGCCTCGTGCCCTAGGGATGCCCTCAAACTAGGAGTATGTGCTGATCTGCTCGGTAGTTTGCTTAACGTTACCGTCGGCAGCCCTCCGGTAACTCCCTGCTGCACTCTCATACAGGGCCTTGCTGACCTTGAGGCAGCTGTCTGTCTTTGCACTGCCATCAAAGCTAATATACTGGGCATCAACCTCAACATCCCACTTTCCCTCAGCTTGCTTCTCAATGTTTGTTCAAAGAACGTTCCATCTGGGTTCAAGTGTGCCTAG
- the LOC121237934 gene encoding NADH dehydrogenase [ubiquinone] 1 beta subcomplex subunit 8, mitochondrial-like yields MAGRLSNVASRIMGGNGIVCRSVAFSLRQRSGMDLPVGKHIVPDKPLPVNDELVWDNGTAYPEPCIDRIADTVGKYEALAWLCGGLGFFASLGLLVVWKDKASYHL; encoded by the exons ATGGCAGGGAGATTAAGCAACGTAGCATCCAGAATCATGGGTGGAAACGGCATCGTTTGCCGCTCTGTGGCCTTCTCTCTTCGCCAACGTTCTGGGATGGACCTCCCCGTCGGCAAACATATCGTCCCCGACAAACCC CTTCCTGTCAACGACGAGCTAGTTTGGGACAACGGGACCGCATATCCCGAGCCCTGTATAGATCGCATTGCCGATACAGTTGGAa AGTATGAAGCATTGGCTTGGTTGTGCGGGGGCTTAGGATTTTTCGCGTCTTTGGGATTGTTGGTTGTGTGGAAAGATAAAGCTTCTTACCATTTGTAA
- the LOC121236725 gene encoding L-lactate dehydrogenase A-like, with amino-acid sequence MHKTSSASSLGPGGLDLTQAFFKPIHSAAPPSPTKRHTKISVIGAGNVGMAIAQTILTQALADELALVDAKPDKLRGEMLDLQHAAAFLPRTKILASVDYEITVGSDLCIVTAGARQIPGESRLNLIQRNVSLFQNIIPPLARYSPESILLIVSNPVDVLTYVAWKLSGFPSNRVIGSGTNLDSSRFRFLIADHLDVNAQDVQAYIVGEHGDSSVALWSSISVGGVPVLSFLEKQQIAYEKETLVNIHKAVIGGAYEVISLKGYTSWAIGYSVANLARSILRDQRKIHPISVLAKGFYGVEGGDVFLSLPAQLGRGGVLGVTNVHLTEEEAQQLRDSAKTILEVQNQLNM; translated from the exons ATGCACAAGACTTCTTCTGCCTCCTCCCTGGGTCCAGGAGGACTGGACCTTACCCAGgccttcttcaagcccatccACAGCGCCGCTCCTCCCTCCCCTACCAAGCGCCACACCAAGATCTCCGTCATTGGTGCTGGCAACGTCGGCATGGCCATTGCCCAAACCATCCTCACTCAAGCTCTCGCCGATGAGCTCGCCCTCGTCGACGCCAAGCCCGACAAGCTCCGCGGCGAGAtgctcgacctccagcacgcCGCTGCCTTCCTCCCCCGCACCAAAATCCTCGCCTCTGTTGACTACGAAATCACCGTCGGATCCGATCTCTGCATCGTCACGGCCGGGGCCCGCCAGATCCCCGGCGAGTCTAGGCTGAACCTGATTCAGAGGAACGTGTCTTTGTTCCAGAACATCATACCCCCGCTCGCGCGGTACTCCCCGGAATCCATCCTGCTGATCGTTTCTAATCCCGTGGATGTGCTGACTTACGTGGCGTGGAAGCTGTCTGGATTCCCTTCGAATCGGGTCATTGGGTCGGGCACTAATTTGGATTCGTCCAGGTTTCGGTTCCTCATCGCGGATCATCTCGATGTCAATGCTCAGGATGTGCAG GCGTACATAGTTGGGGAGCATGGCGATAGCTCGGTGGCACTATGGTCGAGCATAAGCGTCGGTGGCGTGCCGGTGTTGAGCTTCCTAGAAAAACAACAAATCGCCTACGAAAAGGAAACCTTGGTTAACATTCACAAAGCGGTCATAGGTGGTGCGTACGAAGTGATCAGCCTCAAGGGATACACTTCATGGGCAATTGGATACTCGGTGGCTAACCTGGCTCGGTCCATACTTAGGGACCAGAGGAAGATCCACCCCATCTCGGTCCTTGCAAAGGGATTCTATGGAGTCGAAGGTGGGGACGTGTTCCTGAGCTTGCCAGCCCAGCTTGGTAGGGGTGGGGTGCTGGGTGTCACAAATGTGCATCTCACGGAAGAGGAGGCGCAACAGCTCAGGGATTCGGCTAAGACCATCCTTGAGGTCCAAAACCAGCTGAATATGTGA